One part of the Podarcis muralis chromosome 3, rPodMur119.hap1.1, whole genome shotgun sequence genome encodes these proteins:
- the LOC114595042 gene encoding E3 ubiquitin-protein ligase RNF19B-like, whose translation MKRPPSRGASGLFGGQPAARPEPEDALSAAEAASAGAPSTEGEAPGGWRECPLCLLPQPAAAFPELSSCAHLSCLTCLQQYLRVEISESRVQVACPHCPAPLQPAQVHQLLRPEPALRDKYEEYLLRRLLVADPGTRWCPAPDCSYAVIAYGCAECPRLVCARPDCRTEFCFHCRQPWHPDASCQPAWREWSQQAPLGATELSLQLIRKEEAGAAGAPQDKDAIKVCPRCGALIMKVDDGSCNRMNCTICGCLFCWLCLREITDVHFLSPSGCTFWGKKRWSRTRKVLWQLGMVLGAPMVISLVAGIAVPVITLGIPIYMGKKVLSHGRKSKLSGCQQCLSVASSILLSLFVSPVITAVTVGVGVPLMLTYVYGVVVLSLCRNRWGCGGARRKAGELSAVELENLAKLNELLAALPTPMGAEGGGSSAAAAMAAPFLPSRSSGQLEESCPRGPESPWSEEAAQASSRRDGQNRVEVAVEVETEPPAAHEHSLCSAASGQSFSTDSLTYTSDGCSLAGVTTE comes from the exons atgaagcGGCCGCCCTCCCGGGGCGCCTCGGGCCTCTTCGGAGGGCAGCCGGCAGCGAGGCCGGAGCCGGAGGATGCGCTGAGCGCGGCCGAGGCGGCGTCGGCGGGGGCCCCGTCCACGGAGGGCGAGGCGCCGGGGGGCTGGCGCGAGTGCCCTTTGTGCCTGCTGCCCCAGCCGGCGGCGGCCTTCCCGGAGCTCTCGTCGTGCGCGCACCTGTCCTGCCTCACCTgcctgcagcagtacctgcgcgTCGAGATCAGCGAGAGCCGCGTGCAGGTGGCCTGTCCGCACTGCCCGGCCCCGCTCCAGCCCGCCCAGGTGCACCAGCTGCTGCGCCCGGAGCCCGCCTTGCGAGACAAGTACGAGGAGTACCTGCTCCGCCGCCTGCTCGTCGCCGACCCGGGAACGCGCTGGTGCCCAGCCCCGGACTGCAG CTACGCGGTCATCGCCTACGGCTGCGCCGAGTGTCCGCGCCTGGTCTGCGCCCGCCCGGACTGCCGCACCGAGTTCTGCTTCCACTGCCGGCAGCCCTGGCACCCCGACGCCTCGTGCCAGCCCGCCTGGCGAGAATGGAGCCAGCAAGCGCCCCTGGGCGCCACGGAGCTCTCCCTGCAGCTGATCCGGAAGGAGGAAGCCGGGGCGGCGGGGGCCCCGCAGG ACAAGGACGCCATCAAGGTCTGCCCGCGCTGCGGGGCGCTCATCATGAAGGTGGACGACGGCAGCTGCAACCGCATGAACTGCACCATCTGCGGCTGCCTCTTCTGCTGGCTCTGCCTGCGCGAGATCACCGACGTCCACTTCCTCAG TCCTTCCGGCTGCACCTTTTGGGGGAAGAAGCGCTGGTCGCGCACGCGGAAGGTCCTGTGGCAGCTGGGGATGGTGCTGGGCGCCCCGATGGTGATCTCGCTGGTGGCGGGGATCGCCGTGCCCGTCATCACGCTGGGCATCCCCATCTACATGGGCAAGAAG GTGCTGAGCCACGGGCGCAAGAGCAAGCTCTCCGGCTGCCAGCAGTGCCTGTCGGTCGCCAGCAGCATCCTGCTCTCGCTCTTCGTCTCGCCCGTCATCACCGCCGTCACTGTGG GCGTCGGGGTGCCCCTGATGCTCACCTACGTCTACGGGGTCGTGGTGCTCTCGCTGTGCCGGAACCGCTGGGGCTGCGGAGGCGCCCGCAGGAAGGCCGGCGAGCTCAGCGCCGTCGAGCTGGAGAACCTCGCCAAAC TGAACGAGCTGCTGGCCGCGCTGCCCACGCCGATGGGGGCTGAGGGAGGGGGCtcttctgccgccgccgccatggctGCCCCCTTCCTGCCCAGCCGGAGCAGCGGGCAGCTGGAGGAGTCCTGCCCGAGGGGCCCGGAGAGCCCGTGGAGCGAAGAAGCAGCCCAGGCCTCTTCCCGCAG GGACGGGCAGAACAGGGTGGAGGTGGCGGTGGAGGTGGAGACGGAGCCTCCGGCCGCCCACGAGCACAGCCTCTGCAGCGCCGCGTCGGGCCAAAGCTTCTCCACGGATTCGCTCACCTACACCAGCGACGGCTGCAGTTTGGCCGGAGTGACGACGGAGTGA